Within the Microtus ochrogaster isolate Prairie Vole_2 unplaced genomic scaffold, MicOch1.0 UNK223, whole genome shotgun sequence genome, the region CTTGTATCTGAGCAGGAGAGTTGCAAAATGGGGAAGTAGTCACAGCAAAAGTGATCAATGACATTGGAAGTACAGAAATCTAACTGGAGGAATAGCATGATTAATGGGAAGATCATCAGAAATCCTACCAGCCATGAGGAGAACACAAGAAGGGCACAGACTTTCTGACTCATGATGACAGTGTAATGCAGTGGCTTGCAGATGGCGACATAGCGATCATAAGACATAGCAGTTAGAAGAAAGAACTCAGACACTCCCatggagatgaagaaaaataactgagCAAAACAGCTGTTGtaggaaatgctcttaactttAGTAATTATTGACCCCAGAAATCTAGGGACAGAAACACTGGTGAACATAATTTCTAAGAAGGAGAAATTCCGGAGGAAGAAATACATAGGAGTCTTTAAACGAGAGTCAAGCAAGGTGAGGGTGATGATGGATAGGTTTCCACACACACTTAATATGTAagcaatgaataaaaagaaaaaaattacaacctGCAGTTCTGGTGTGTCTGATATTCCCAAGAGCACAAACTCTGTAATCATAGAGTTGTTTCTCATGCTGATTTATTGTCCACAAAAtctattggttaaaaaaaatgaagcataaatTTAATGTAAGAGAATTAAAGCCTAAATATTGATATTACTATggtaaataaatgaagcaatatCTACCCATTCCTATTAAACCGAAAATATCTTGTTAAAAGCAAACATA harbors:
- the LOC101986647 gene encoding olfactory receptor 6C3-like; its protein translation is MRNNSMITEFVLLGISDTPELQVVIFFFLFIAYILSVCGNLSIITLTLLDSRLKTPMYFFLRNFSFLEIMFTSVSVPRFLGSIITKVKSISYNSCFAQLFFFISMGVSEFFLLTAMSYDRYVAICKPLHYTVIMSQKVCALLVFSSWLVGFLMIFPLIMLFLQLDFCTSNVIDHFCCDYFPILQLSCSDTRLLEALGLYVASITLLFTLVLVILSYIYIISTILKFPSASQRKKAFSTCSSHMIVISISYGSCIFMYVKPSANERASLTKGVAVLNTSIAPMLNPFIYTLRNQQVKQAFKDLINKVMFYRNK